TCCGTCCTGCCAACAAAATCGGCGCCGCTTTCGGCTCATATGGCTGGAGCGACATGAGTGTGAAGCTTCTCAAAGAAGCAATGGAAGGGATGAAGTTTGCCATTATTGATGACGGTGTCAGCGCGCAATATGTTCCAACCGAGGAGGTGCTCGGCCACTGCGTTGCTCTGGGCGAGAAAATCAGAAAGGCAATTTTGGAGAGATAGTATTGCGGTAAATATTGTGTGTTGCGGGCCGGGAAGTGATTAAATTTTGCCGCCCGGATTGCTCTTGACAATGCCGCGGGATAGTATTAGAGTTGTTCTTATTGCCTCAATGGCATTTTGAGTTCCGAGGATAATGGAATTATGGAATTAACCGTCTGGAGTGATTATGCTGAGAAAATTGCTACCCAGGGAAACCAGTTTCTTCGATTTTTTTGAACAGCACAGTAAATTGTCAATTGAAGTATGCCTTGAATTGAACGCGATCGCGCTGAATCCACAGGAGTTGGATTCACGCGTTAAACGCATTAATGATATCGAACATCAGGCCGACGATATCACTCGTAAATGCATCGACGCTCTCCACCGCACTTTTATTACGCCTATCGACAGAAGCGACATTCACCGACTGATGAAACGCTTGGACGATATTATTGACGCGATAGATTCAGCCGTATCGCGCATGATACTCTACAAATTAACCTCAGTGAGGCCGGAATTTGTACAGTTTTCCGATATACTGCTCAAAGCCACAACCGAGATTGACAGCGCCATCATTAATCTGCGCGACCTGAAGCGGGGGGCAAAGATTATTGAAAAGTCCTGCCGGGCTATTTATGAGGCTGAAAATGCCGGCGACCAAGTTCTTCGCGCATCGCTGGCGCGGCT
The Candidatus Zixiibacteriota bacterium genome window above contains:
- a CDS encoding DUF47 family protein, with amino-acid sequence MLRKLLPRETSFFDFFEQHSKLSIEVCLELNAIALNPQELDSRVKRINDIEHQADDITRKCIDALHRTFITPIDRSDIHRLMKRLDDIIDAIDSAVSRMILYKLTSVRPEFVQFSDILLKATTEIDSAIINLRDLKRGAKIIEKSCRAIYEAENAGDQVLRASLARLFKEEKETVIVLKWKGIFDRLEKAADHCEEVANIIEGIVIEAS